Proteins co-encoded in one Fusarium fujikuroi IMI 58289 draft genome, chromosome FFUJ_chr06 genomic window:
- a CDS encoding related to tyrosine protein kinase of the MAP kinase kinase family, with translation MSASDSIPATPEEWKDLSTPASPGSEDSSEPSTPLESPSHDSPSEPPRRVPSLRSVSDPRNMNPNSTAMGVLGMARRPVQTSSSFAGSSSASVENSIMAKARALHRQRMEKGMSPAGNPGTPSGSSPTASIANGFPTNLGLPPNMQRPHAPHVNSAPAITKPSLSERRAMGGGMGMKLSDMSRPSPVTASGKKRGPPGKLSDITGDAPGSQRSNGAGGGQGSKMDDFKKYIDTEKGWVTFDGAATITRTGVNFANGQTFSISLDEVEVLTELGKGNYGTVYKVKHAKRRVPRFGQGLSRKPLPVQYSQSDPSPVRSAEDSAEGLSETTDGTTGTVMAMKEMRLELDDAKFTTILKELVILHECVSPYIIEFYGAFFQEGAVYMCIEYMDGGSIDKLYNGGIPENVLRKITYSTVMGLKSLKEEHSIIHRDVKPTNILVNTRGQVKICDFGVSGNLVASIARTNIGCQSYMAPERISGGGFAQAGNSDGSYSVQSDVWSLGLTIIECAKGAYPYPPEVSSTIFSQLSAIVEGEPPAMPEDTYSEMAKDFVKSCLHKIPMKRPTYAMLLKHPWLVEFTKPQTITEEAEEGDGVDTVAEAVGKINLNSSTADAEVAAWVNGVLQREKDGLKEDGLLKPALHNAPLDSVSPMSSPKDA, from the exons ATGTCTGCCTCCGACTCGATCCCGGCCACGCCGGAGGAGTGGAAGGATCTGTCGACACCTGCATCTCCAGGCTCTGAAGATTCGTCAGAACCCAGTACGCCGCTCGAGTCTCCCAGTCATGATAGCCCAAGCGAGCCTCCCCGAAGAGTACCATCTCTGCGCTCCGTCTCCGATCCTCGCAACATGAACCCGAACTCAACCGCCATGGGTGTTTTAGGCATGGCCAGACGGCCTGTACAAACATCCTCGAGTTTTGCTGGAAGTAGTAGTGCCTCAGTGGAAAACAGTATAATGGCCAAAGCCCGAGCACTACATCGACAACGCATGGAGAAGGGCATGTCTCCCGCTGGAAACCCCGGAACACCCTCGGGGTCATCGCCTACAGCCAGCATTGCTAACGGATTCCCTACCAACCTGGGATTACCGCCAAATATGCAACGACCGCATGCACCACATGTCAATTCAGCTCCTGCGATAACGAAGCCCTCGCTGAGCGAGAGAAGGGCCATGGGCGGCGGCATGGGCATGAAGCTGTCTGATATGAGTAGACCCAGCCCTGTCACCGCCTCTGGTAAGAAACGGGGGCCTCCTGGAAAGCTTTCTGATATCACAGGTGATGCGCCGGGTAGTCAACGATCCAACGGAGCAGGTGGTGGTCAGGGGTCCAAAATGGATGACTTCAAGAAATATATCGACACAGAGAAGGGCTGGGTGACATTTGATGGCGCTGCCACAATCACACGGACAGGCGTCAACTTTGCCAATGGCCAAACCTTCAGCATATctcttgatgaggttgaagtcTTGACCGAGCTGGGTAAAGGAAACTACGGAACAGTCTACAAGGTCAAGCATGCCAAGCGAAGAGTCCCTCGCTTCGGACAAGGCCTCTCAAGAAAGCCTCTCCCTGTCCAGTATTCGCAGTCGGACCCTTCTCCCGTTAGATCTGCAGAAGATTCTGCCGAGGGCTTGTCAGAGACGACCGACGGTACAACAGGCACAGTGATGGCGATGAAAGAAATGCGCCTGGAGCTTGACGACGCCAAATTCACAACCATTCTGAAGGAGCTCGTCATCTTACACGAGTGTGTTTCTCCGTATATCATCGAATTTTACGGCGCCTTCTTCCAGGAGGGTGCTGTTTACATGTGCATTGAGTATATGGACGGCGGGTCCATCGATAAGCTGTATAATGGTGGAATTCCGGAGAATGTTCTTCGAAAAATCACATATTCTACCGTGATGGGACTAAAATCACTGAAGGAGGAACACAGCATTATCCATCGCGACGTCAAACCAACAAACATCTTGGTCAATACACGAGGCCAGGTCAAGATTTGCGATTTTGGTGTCAGTGGTAATCTGGTAGCTAGTATAGCGCGAACCAACATCGGCTGCCAGAGCTATATGGCCCCTGAAAGGATCTCTGGTGGCGGATTCGCACAAGCCGGTAACTCTGATGGCTCATACAGCGTTCAAAGCGATGTCTGGAGTTTGGGCCTGACCATCATCGAGTGTGCTAAAGGCGCTTATCCTTACCCACCGGAGGTCTCTTCTACTATTTTCAGCCAACTGAGT GCTATTGTTGAAGGTGAACCACCTGCAATGCCAGAGGACACTTACTCGGAAATGGCCAAGGATTTTGTGAAGAGCTGTCTTCACAAGATTCCTATGAAGCGGCCAACCTATGCCATGCTATTGAAACATCCGTGGCTCGTCGAATTTACAAAGCCTCAAACAATTacggaagaagctgaggagggTGACGGAGTTGATACGGTCGCGGAAGCTGTTGGTAAAATTAATTTGAACTCATCAACTGCAGATGCTGAAGTGGCAGCTTGGGTCAATGGCGTTCTACAACGAGAGAAAGATGGCCTGAAGGAGGACGGGCTCTTGAAACCAGCACTACACAATGCACCGCTTGATAGCGTCAGTCCTATGTCAAGCCCAAAGGATGCATAA